Proteins encoded by one window of Antechinus flavipes isolate AdamAnt ecotype Samford, QLD, Australia chromosome 4, AdamAnt_v2, whole genome shotgun sequence:
- the TNS4 gene encoding tensin-4, with product MSQVMSSQMLRAGHTVCVGPQEETRNSFLPTRSTSLAPQCPYYTTEGWGAQVLMAPTPAKGQPIPNRGSCVLNFHSPRMGQAAPAVTKSSGLPQPRGQQDTGWTDDLASSIGFSLESLNQMILELDPTFELLPSGADPAPTPNATVARSKKEDSEILDIKYIEVTSTKSRCQEPPQRCASPSVIPSCGSPLSGGLLLCRDRPRENNASSESLIFSGNQHRGHHQLQQLPPPVGERSSPPLPSPGITIPQPKHKNPGPQSDSFLLEASPRPSVGSWALQRGSGASLLSSSPGSDTSYVFGSSQSLLPTSTSSHQLAYKNPECSRGSSSNIHNPSTSSPSGRPSYFHLQSPDSGLTPPVSTPGQPAGSYSPPLQKEHASSCPPSIANSMVDIPIVLVNGCPEPDSASPQPPRRHHSFVRPRADTSSSPYAALSSHSKTPSDTSLASSSEGPSRDNSPPTMKFVMDTSKYWFKPSITRDQAIELLKMEEPGAFVIRDSTSYRGSFGLAMKVQESSASLQSRSGTDSSDLDLIRHFLIESSAKGVHLKGAGEEPYFGSLSAFVYQHSIMPLALPCKLVIPRKELGGGDGAPDPPADTEASRLKKSASCQALYLTSVSVETLTGAMAVQKAISATFERDTLPTPTVVHVKVTDQGITLTDVQRKVFFRRHYPLATLRFCGMDPEHRKWQKYCKSSRIFGFIAKSLTDPAENVCHLFAEYDAVQPVSLVIDLVATLLLDMERT from the exons ATGTCCCAAGTGATGTCCAGCCAGATGCTGAGAGCAGGCCATACTGTCTGTGTAGGCCCTCAAGAGGAGACCAGAAACAGCTTTCTTCCCACCCGGAGCACCAGCCTGGCTCCCCAGTGTCCATACTACACCACAGAAGGCTGGGGGGCCCAGGTCCTGATGGCCCCCACGCCTGCAAAGGGGCAACCAATCCCCAACAGGGGCAGCTGTGTCCTGAACTTCCACAGCCCTAGAATGGGTCAGGCAGCACCAGCAGTGACCAAATCAAGTGGCCTCCCCCAGCCCAGAGGTCAGCAAGATACAGGCTGGACTGATGACCTGGCTTCCTCCATTGGTTTCTCTCTGGAGAGCCTCAACCAGATGATCCTTGAACTTGACCCTACCTTTGAGCTTCTGCCTTCAGGGGCAGACCCAGCCCCAACTCCCAATGCCACAGTAgcaagaagcaaaaaagaagacTCTGAAATATTAG ATATCAAGTATATTGAGGTGACATCTACCAAATCAAGGTGCCAGGAACCCCCCCAGCGCTGTGCCAGCCCCTCGGTCATCCCTTCCTGCGGATCACCTCTCAGTGGCGGCCTCCTTCTCTGCAGAGACAGGCCCCGTGAGAACAACGCCAGCAGCGAGAGCCTCATTTTCTCTGGGAACCAGCACAGGGGGCATCACCAGCTGCAGCAGCTTCCACCCCCGGTGGGAGAGCGGTCATCTCCTCCCTTGCCCTCCCCTGGTATCACCATTCCCCAACCCAAGCACAAGAATCCTGGTCCTCAAAGTGACAGCTTCCTCCTGGAAGCTTCTCCAAGGCCCTCAGTGGGGAGCTGGGCACTGCAGAGGGGCAGTGGAGCTTCTCTGTTGTCCAGCAGCCCAGGCTCTGACACCAGCTATGTGTTTGGCAG CAGCCAATCTCTGCTTCCTACCAGCACCTCCAGCCACCAGCTTGCCTACAAGAACCCAGAATGCTCCAGAGGGTCTTCCTCTAATATCCACAACCCCAGCACCTCATCTCCCAGTGGGAGACCCAGTTATTTCCACCTCCAGAGCCCTGACTCAGGGCTCACACCACCAGTTTCCACCCCGGGCCAGCCTGCTGGTTCATACTCACCCCCACTGCAAAAGGAGCATGCCAGCAGCTGTCCCCCATCCATTGCTAATTCCATGGTGGACATCCCCATTGTGCTGGTCAATGGGTGCCCAGAACCAGACTCTGCCTCTCCACAGCCTCCTCGCCGACATCACAGCTTTGTCCGGCCCAGGGCTGACACCTCCAGCAGCCCATACGCAGCCCTCAGTAGCCACAGCAAAACGCCCTCAGATACCTCTCTTGCCTCCTCCTCAGAGG GTCCTAGCAGAGACAATTCACCACCAACCATGAAGTTTGTAATGGACACATCCAAGTACTGGTTTAAACCAAGCATCACTCGGGATCAAG CAATCGAGCTACTGAAAATGGAAGAACCAGGTGCTTTCGTGATCAGGGACAGCACTTCGTATCGAGGGTCCTTCGGCCTCGCCATGAAGGTTCAGGAATCTTCTGCATCCCTTCAGAGTAGATCAG GAACGGACAGCAGTGACCTTGATCTCATCCGACACTTCCTCATTGAATCTTCAGCCAAAGGGGTGCACCTCAAAGGCGCTGGGGAGGAGCCCTACTTTG GCAGCTTGTCGGCCTTCGTATACCAGCACTCCATCATGCCTTTAGCCTTGCCCTGCAAGCTGGTCATCCCCAGGAAAG aaCTGGGAGGCGGAGATGGCGCCCCAGATCCCCCAGCAGACACGGAGGCCTCTCGATTGAAGAAATCAGCCA GCTGCCAAGCCCTGTACCTGACCTCTGTGAGTGTGGAGACCCTGACCGGGGCCATGGCCGTGCAGAAGGCCATCTCGGCCACCTTCGAGAGGGACACGCTGCCCACACCCACTGTGGTCCATGTTAAAGTCACAGACCAGGGAATCACTCTCACCGACGTGCAAAGAAA AGTGTTTTTCCGACGACATTATCCACTTGCCACCCTCCGTTTCTGTGGTATGGACCCAGAGCATAGGAA GTGGCAGAAGTATTGTAAATCTTCCCG gATTTTTGGCTTTATTGCCAAGAGTTTGACAGACCCTGCAGAAAATGTGTGTCATCTCTTTGCCGAATACGACGCTGTCCAGCCAGTCTCTCTGGTCATCGACCTCGTGGCTACCCTGCTTCTGGATATGGAGAGAACATAG